From one Mycobacterium colombiense CECT 3035 genomic stretch:
- a CDS encoding iron-siderophore ABC transporter substrate-binding protein produces MAALTAVTATLVLASSGCGSDKPAGQPPARPLITPTTQIAGAGVLGNDRRPDDSCARDAAEADAGSAKRQVHNAAGVNPDVVQVPADPQRIVVLSGDQLDTLCALGLQSRVVGAALPDGSSSQPDYLGGAVHGLPGVGTRSHPDLKAIAGAHPDLILGSQGLTPTLYPQLTAIAPTVFTAAPGAAWQDNLRAVGAATGRTAAVDGLISGFSQRTTDIGARHDASHYQASIVQLTTGTIRVFGANNFPASVLGAVGVDRPASQRFTDKPYIEIAAGDADLAKNPDLSIADADVVYVSCASPAAADRAATILDSNPWRKLSANRDNRVYVVNDEIWQTGEGLIAARGIVDDLRLVNAPIN; encoded by the coding sequence ATGGCCGCGCTGACCGCGGTGACGGCAACGCTCGTCCTGGCATCCAGCGGCTGCGGATCCGACAAGCCCGCCGGCCAGCCGCCGGCCCGCCCGCTGATCACCCCGACGACCCAGATCGCGGGCGCCGGCGTCCTCGGAAACGACCGCCGGCCCGACGACTCGTGCGCGCGCGACGCCGCCGAGGCCGACGCGGGCTCGGCGAAACGGCAAGTCCACAACGCCGCGGGCGTCAACCCGGACGTCGTGCAGGTGCCCGCAGACCCGCAGCGCATCGTTGTCCTCTCCGGTGACCAGCTCGACACGCTGTGCGCGCTGGGCCTGCAGTCGCGGGTCGTCGGCGCGGCCCTGCCGGACGGGTCCTCGAGCCAGCCCGACTACCTGGGCGGCGCCGTGCACGGCCTGCCCGGGGTGGGCACCCGCTCGCACCCGGACCTGAAGGCGATCGCGGGCGCCCATCCCGACCTGATCCTGGGGTCGCAGGGCTTGACGCCGACGCTGTATCCGCAGCTGACCGCGATCGCCCCGACGGTGTTCACGGCCGCGCCGGGCGCGGCGTGGCAGGACAACCTGCGCGCCGTCGGCGCCGCGACCGGGCGCACCGCCGCGGTGGACGGCTTGATCAGCGGCTTCTCCCAGCGCACGACCGACATCGGCGCGCGGCACGACGCCTCGCACTACCAGGCGTCGATCGTGCAGTTGACGACCGGCACCATCCGGGTGTTCGGCGCCAACAACTTCCCGGCCAGCGTGCTCGGCGCGGTCGGCGTCGACCGCCCGGCGTCCCAGCGATTCACCGACAAGCCCTACATCGAGATCGCGGCCGGCGACGCGGACCTGGCGAAGAATCCGGACCTCTCGATCGCCGACGCCGACGTGGTGTACGTGTCCTGCGCGTCCCCGGCCGCCGCCGACCGGGCCGCCACGATCCTGGACAGCAACCCGTGGCGCAAGCTGTCCGCCAACCGGGACAACCGGGTCTACGTCGTCAACGACGAGATCTGGCAGACCGGCGAGGGCCTGATCGCGGCCCGCGGCATCGTCGACGACCTGCGCCTGGTGAACGCCCCGATCAACTGA